The following are encoded together in the Hydractinia symbiolongicarpus strain clone_291-10 chromosome 14, HSymV2.1, whole genome shotgun sequence genome:
- the LOC130625208 gene encoding carbonic anhydrase 6-like, with protein MFFIIILQLPQYYTLQSPINIDLSRTIRPSRKNIISFHNYNKPPKTGETYTFSNDGHTLVIDIPESTLYYLKKGGNKFVPIQAHIHFGSPIKKGSEHSLNRKFFQGEMHLVHRNAKYKLAEVSQHSDGLLVIGVFVKLTVRRRSSSIFSQLGGHAGELNQQGNSVEVPAFPLANFLPCRANLKRTPYVNYRGSLTTPPCTENVDWVVLTSRVHTINLRDVSNFVHVFFASVNSQPFKTVQN; from the exons atgttttttataattattttacaaCTTCCTCAATATTATAC TCTTCAGTCGCCGATAAACATTGACCTTTCACGAACAATTCGACCAAGTAGAAAGAACATAATTTCATTTCACAATTACAACAAGCCACCAAAAACTGGGGAAACCTATACATTTAGTAACGATGGACACACGCTTGTTATTGATATTCCAGAAAGCACTCTCTATTATTTAAAGAAAGGTGGAAATAAATTCGTGCCAATCCAAGCGCATATCCACTTTGGCTCACCTATAAAAAAAGGATCCGAGCATTCGTTAAATAGAAAGTTTTTTCAAGGCGAG atgCACCTTGTTCATCGAAATGCAAAGTACAAGCTGGCAGAAGTGTCTCAACACAGTGATGGGCTGCTTGTCATAGGAGTGTTTGTGAAACTAACA GTACGGAGAAGGTCGAGTTCAATCTTTTCGCAGTTAGGTGGTCATGCGGGTGAACTTAATCAACAAG GGAACAGTGTAGAGGTCCCGGCATTTCCTTTGGCCAATTTTTTACCATGCCGTGCTAACTTGAAACGTACACCATATGTCAACTACCGTGGCTCGTTGACCACACCACCATGCACTGAGAATGTTGATTGGGTTGTACTCACCAGTCGTGTGCATACAATTAACCTCCGAGATGTAAGCAACtttgttcatgttttttttgcaagtgTAAACTCTCAACCTTTTAAAACTGTACAAAATTAA